In a genomic window of Rubidibacter lacunae KORDI 51-2:
- the ruvC gene encoding crossover junction endodeoxyribonuclease RuvC, whose translation METRILGLDPGLATLGYGLVVATAPTKLPQAVGCTLATTPVRSARPLEFGTIETSARTPIGDRLCTIYADLQALVADLQPDLVAVEKLFFYRMGNTISVAQARGVALLVLAQAALPYVEFTPPQIKQALTGHGGANKQEVQAAVARELKLDRVPRPDDAADALAVALAAWLHAI comes from the coding sequence ATGGAAACGCGTATTCTAGGACTTGACCCCGGTCTTGCAACGTTGGGCTACGGCCTCGTTGTTGCCACTGCCCCCACGAAACTTCCCCAAGCAGTAGGGTGCACGCTCGCGACCACGCCCGTACGATCCGCACGTCCCTTGGAATTCGGGACGATCGAGACATCTGCCCGCACCCCGATCGGCGATCGCCTCTGCACGATCTACGCGGACTTGCAAGCACTGGTGGCGGACCTGCAACCAGATTTGGTAGCCGTCGAAAAGCTCTTTTTCTACCGTATGGGCAACACGATTTCGGTGGCGCAAGCCCGCGGCGTAGCATTGCTCGTGCTGGCGCAAGCCGCACTACCATACGTTGAATTCACACCGCCGCAGATTAAGCAAGCGCTAACCGGTCACGGTGGCGCTAATAAGCAGGAGGTCCAAGCAGCCGTGGCGCGAGAACTCAAGCTCGATCGCGTGCCGCGCCCAGACGATGCGGCTGATGCACTGGCGGTAGCACTAGCAGCTTGGTTACACGCAATCTGA
- a CDS encoding sucrose synthase, producing the protein MSELIASVLDSSERVDLREFVDGLRGSDRERYLLRNDIINAFERFCQESGRSPDYGTKSFLGKLIYFTQEIILEPESFYLIIRPVIATQESYRIAEDYSVEPLTIQQLLDVRDRFVNQFHPEEGSSFAIDFGPFYDYSPVVHDPKNIGKGVDLLNRYLSSKLFQDPHEWQAALFNFLSLHHFQGMKLLVNGRIQNRQQLSEQTKRAIDFVSKLPGERPYEEFRYDFQDLGFEPGWGDTSDRVRESLDMLDALIDSPDPTVLEALLSRIPTIFTIVLVSIHGWFGQEGVLGRPDTGGQVVYVLDQARSLEEQLQEDLRLAGLDGLGISPKVIVLSRLIPNSDGTRCNERLEKIYGTDNAWVLRVPFREYNPKLTRDWISRFEIWPYLETFAIDAEKELYAELQGKPSLIVGNYSDGNLVAFLLARRLQVTQFNVAHALEKSKYLFSNLYWQDLEPTYHFSLQFTADLIAMNAADCIISSTYQEIVGRPDSVGQYESYDNFTMPSLYHVVNGIELFSPKFNVVPPGVNEAVYFPYTRRAERVPVSSDRVRELLFHLDDPAQAYGQLDDLDKRPLFSMARLDRIKNLTGLVECFGRSPELQERCNLILIAGKLRTEETTDNEERDEIEKMYRLIEQFGLHGKIRWLGVRLAKSDSGEAYRVIADLQGIFVQPALFEAFGLTILEAMISGLPTFGTQFGGPLEIIQDGTNGFYINPTNLDETASKLLTFVESCDRDPQRWHEISNAAIDRVYSTYTWSIHTSKLLSLARIYGFWRFTSEENREDKLRYIEALFHLLYKPRARGLLEEHAQR; encoded by the coding sequence ATGTCCGAGCTGATTGCTTCTGTACTGGATTCTTCAGAGCGCGTCGACTTGCGCGAATTTGTTGACGGATTGCGCGGCAGCGACCGCGAGCGTTACTTGTTGCGGAATGACATTATTAACGCTTTCGAGCGTTTTTGCCAAGAGAGCGGTCGATCTCCCGACTACGGAACCAAATCCTTTTTAGGCAAGCTAATCTACTTCACCCAGGAGATTATTCTAGAGCCTGAGAGTTTCTACCTAATTATTCGTCCAGTTATTGCTACCCAGGAAAGCTATCGAATCGCAGAAGACTATAGCGTGGAACCTCTAACAATCCAGCAGCTGCTTGACGTTCGCGATCGCTTTGTCAACCAATTTCACCCCGAAGAAGGGAGTTCATTCGCAATCGATTTCGGCCCGTTTTACGATTATTCGCCTGTCGTGCACGACCCGAAAAATATCGGAAAAGGAGTCGATCTGCTTAATCGCTATTTGTCGAGCAAACTATTTCAGGATCCGCATGAATGGCAAGCTGCTCTGTTTAACTTTCTGAGCTTACACCATTTCCAAGGAATGAAACTGCTCGTCAACGGACGCATTCAGAACCGGCAGCAACTTTCCGAGCAAACCAAGCGCGCGATTGACTTTGTTAGTAAGCTCCCTGGGGAGCGTCCTTACGAGGAGTTTCGCTATGACTTTCAAGATCTTGGATTCGAGCCGGGGTGGGGAGATACGTCCGATCGCGTGCGTGAGAGTCTGGACATGCTCGACGCGCTGATCGATTCACCCGACCCGACCGTCCTCGAAGCGTTGCTATCGCGTATCCCCACGATCTTCACAATCGTGCTCGTGTCCATTCACGGTTGGTTCGGTCAAGAAGGGGTGCTCGGCCGTCCCGATACCGGCGGACAAGTCGTGTACGTCCTCGATCAAGCTCGCAGTCTTGAAGAACAGCTGCAAGAAGACCTGCGCCTGGCCGGACTGGACGGGCTCGGCATCAGTCCCAAAGTCATCGTTCTCTCGCGCCTGATTCCTAACAGCGATGGGACGCGCTGCAACGAGCGTCTCGAAAAGATTTACGGCACCGACAACGCCTGGGTCCTGCGCGTTCCCTTCCGGGAGTACAACCCAAAACTGACGCGCGATTGGATTTCCCGTTTTGAAATCTGGCCGTATTTGGAAACGTTTGCGATCGATGCTGAAAAGGAATTGTATGCCGAGCTGCAAGGCAAACCGAGCTTGATTGTCGGCAACTACTCTGATGGCAATCTCGTGGCGTTTTTACTTGCCCGCCGCCTGCAAGTTACCCAGTTTAACGTCGCACACGCTCTGGAAAAGTCAAAGTACCTGTTTAGCAATCTATATTGGCAAGATCTGGAGCCGACTTATCACTTCTCGCTGCAATTTACAGCGGACTTAATCGCGATGAATGCTGCCGATTGCATCATCAGCAGCACCTATCAAGAGATTGTCGGCCGTCCCGATAGTGTCGGGCAGTACGAGTCTTACGACAACTTCACGATGCCGAGTTTGTATCATGTCGTCAACGGCATCGAGCTCTTCTCGCCGAAATTCAATGTCGTACCACCCGGCGTCAATGAAGCCGTTTATTTCCCTTACACCCGCAGAGCCGAGCGCGTTCCGGTTAGTAGCGATCGCGTCCGCGAGTTGCTGTTCCACCTCGACGATCCGGCACAGGCCTACGGACAGCTTGACGATCTTGACAAGCGGCCGTTGTTTTCGATGGCGCGTTTGGACCGCATTAAAAACCTGACGGGTTTAGTGGAATGCTTCGGGCGATCGCCCGAGCTGCAGGAGCGCTGCAATCTCATCCTCATCGCCGGGAAGTTGCGCACGGAAGAAACGACCGACAACGAAGAGCGCGACGAAATCGAGAAAATGTATCGTCTCATCGAGCAGTTCGGCTTGCACGGCAAAATTCGTTGGTTGGGCGTGCGCTTGGCGAAAAGCGACTCAGGAGAAGCCTATCGCGTCATTGCCGATCTCCAAGGGATCTTCGTGCAGCCGGCGTTGTTCGAAGCATTCGGTCTGACGATTCTCGAAGCGATGATTTCAGGGTTGCCGACCTTCGGTACGCAATTCGGCGGGCCGCTGGAAATCATTCAGGATGGCACGAACGGCTTCTACATCAACCCGACCAATCTCGACGAAACAGCAAGCAAATTACTGACGTTTGTTGAGAGCTGCGATCGCGACCCGCAGCGCTGGCACGAAATCTCCAATGCGGCGATCGACCGAGTTTATAGCACGTACACGTGGTCGATTCATACGTCGAAGCTGCTATCGCTAGCGCGCATCTACGGCTTCTGGCGCTTTACGTCCGAGGAGAACCGCGAGGATAAACTCCGCTACATTGAGGCACTGTTCCATCTGCTGTACAAACCGCGCGCGCGCGGCCTCCTGGAGGAACACGCGCAGCGCTAG
- a CDS encoding tetratricopeptide repeat protein yields the protein MPLTTVEDKRSRLYGADYASSYRQAKSYEADERYEEAFACYEQALLFCPRDYWAWYGRGRVMSALGEPEEAVASFDNALAVRPTDYWAWYSKGYVNLEELEDFPCAIACFDKALCARPDDYWALFRRGDALRHLCDFADAIAYYDRASLVRPDDFWAWFRRGDALRHSGMQVAALESYNCALDIDPDDFWAHYKRAEVLRYLGRDREAASGYRNAVAIRPEDDCAWYNHASCKALCQEIEQSANSLRQAIHLDSTNRALARTDPSFDGIRDSDLVSSLLRD from the coding sequence GTGCCGCTCACTACCGTGGAAGATAAGCGATCGCGACTGTATGGAGCCGACTACGCTAGCAGCTACCGCCAAGCCAAAAGTTACGAAGCCGACGAACGTTATGAAGAAGCGTTTGCCTGTTACGAGCAGGCATTGTTGTTTTGCCCCCGCGATTACTGGGCGTGGTACGGCCGCGGCCGCGTAATGAGCGCCCTCGGCGAACCCGAAGAAGCGGTGGCGAGTTTCGACAACGCACTTGCCGTGCGCCCAACAGATTATTGGGCATGGTACAGCAAAGGATATGTCAATCTCGAAGAACTCGAGGACTTCCCTTGCGCGATCGCCTGCTTTGACAAGGCCTTGTGCGCGCGTCCGGACGACTACTGGGCGCTTTTCCGGCGCGGAGACGCCTTACGCCATCTGTGCGATTTTGCGGACGCGATCGCCTACTACGATCGAGCTTCGTTGGTGCGACCCGATGATTTTTGGGCGTGGTTTCGACGTGGCGACGCCTTGAGACACTCGGGTATGCAAGTTGCCGCCCTCGAAAGTTACAATTGTGCGCTGGATATCGACCCCGACGACTTTTGGGCGCATTACAAACGCGCGGAGGTGTTGCGCTACCTCGGTCGCGATCGCGAAGCCGCCAGCGGTTACCGCAATGCTGTCGCTATCCGTCCCGAGGACGATTGTGCCTGGTATAACCACGCCAGTTGTAAGGCACTCTGCCAAGAGATCGAACAATCCGCAAACAGTTTGCGGCAAGCCATTCACCTCGACAGCACCAACCGCGCGCTCGCACGCACCGACCCAAGTTTTGACGGTATTCGCGACAGCGACCTCGTGAGTTCGTTGCTCCGCGACTGA